From Streptomyces qinzhouensis, one genomic window encodes:
- a CDS encoding aminotransferase class IV family protein, with amino-acid sequence MTTAPNSSPYLTHLNGRPATASELAPLAFAGHAHFTAIQVRDRRIRGLDLHLDRLRSASEELYGRALPDDRIRELLRAAVAGGPADLSLTVTVYSAEGEFTPSDPDADLHVLVSTAPPANGPRGPLSLATVPYERPLPGIKHVGEIAKTYYPRRVAPLGFDDAAFLDSRGRFSEASIWNLVFWDGTSVVWPVAEMLRGTMMGTVRRQLDHLGVPQTDREVTPADLTSLAGAAVLNSWTPAVPVHRIAATPLPAAVDFIALLHRAHQAEPPVAP; translated from the coding sequence ATGACTACCGCACCGAATAGTTCCCCGTACCTCACCCACCTCAACGGCCGTCCGGCCACGGCCTCAGAGCTGGCACCGCTCGCCTTCGCGGGCCACGCCCACTTCACCGCGATCCAGGTCCGCGACCGCCGGATCCGCGGACTCGACCTCCATCTCGACCGGCTGCGGTCGGCATCCGAGGAGCTGTACGGCCGGGCGTTGCCGGACGACCGGATCCGCGAACTGCTGCGGGCGGCCGTGGCCGGCGGTCCCGCCGATCTGTCGCTGACGGTGACGGTCTACTCCGCGGAAGGCGAGTTCACCCCCTCCGATCCCGACGCCGACCTGCACGTCCTGGTATCCACGGCCCCGCCCGCGAACGGCCCCCGCGGACCACTGAGCCTGGCCACGGTCCCGTACGAGCGCCCGCTCCCCGGCATCAAGCACGTGGGCGAGATCGCCAAGACCTACTACCCCCGCCGGGTCGCCCCACTCGGCTTCGACGACGCCGCGTTCCTCGACAGCCGGGGCCGGTTCAGCGAAGCCTCCATCTGGAATCTGGTGTTCTGGGACGGCACGTCCGTCGTCTGGCCGGTGGCCGAGATGCTGCGCGGCACGATGATGGGCACGGTACGCAGGCAGCTCGACCACCTCGGTGTCCCCCAGACCGACCGGGAGGTCACCCCCGCCGATCTGACGTCACTGGCCGGCGCCGCGGTCCTGAACTCCTGGACCCCCGCGGTCCCCGTCCACCGCATCGCCGCGACGCCGCTCCCGGCCGCCGTCGACTTCATCGCCCTGCTCCACCGCGCCCACCAGGCGGAACCGCCCGTCGCCCCATGA
- a CDS encoding GNAT family N-acetyltransferase yields MNIRPVGYDHPDAVRLSDEVLLEYVERYGPEDNGDATPLDPSMFAPPHGLYLIAYDETGRPLATGGWRAQDDNPEGYADGDAELKRMYVVPQARGRGLARRILAVLEDDAKAAGRTRMVLSTGPEQPEAIALYASSGYLPAPTTFGHYRDHEDVRCLAKPLA; encoded by the coding sequence ATGAACATACGACCGGTCGGCTATGACCATCCCGACGCCGTGCGGCTGAGCGACGAGGTGCTGCTGGAGTACGTGGAGCGGTACGGCCCCGAGGACAACGGCGACGCCACCCCCCTCGACCCGTCGATGTTCGCCCCGCCGCACGGGCTGTATCTGATCGCCTACGACGAGACGGGCCGGCCCCTCGCGACCGGCGGCTGGCGCGCCCAGGACGACAATCCGGAGGGTTACGCGGACGGCGACGCCGAACTGAAGCGGATGTACGTCGTCCCGCAGGCGCGCGGCCGCGGCCTGGCCCGCCGCATCCTGGCCGTTCTGGAGGACGACGCGAAGGCGGCGGGCCGGACCCGGATGGTGCTGAGCACGGGCCCGGAACAGCCCGAGGCGATCGCGCTCTACGCCTCGTCCGGCTATCTGCCCGCCCCCACCACTTTCGGCCACTACCGCGACCACGAAGACGTCCGCTGCCTCGCCAAGCCCCTGGCCTGA
- a CDS encoding MerR family transcriptional regulator, which yields MKIGELARLTGVSPRLLRYYEEQGLLMPRRVGTHRSYADDAPEVVGHIRAFLGAGLPTRVIREVLPCVEGPGPALHGCVARTLEEQLRGLDDRIAGLQDSRSALAGLLEAGPLRTGSRASAA from the coding sequence ATGAAGATCGGCGAACTGGCCCGGTTGACCGGGGTCAGCCCGCGACTTCTGCGCTACTACGAGGAGCAGGGACTGCTGATGCCGCGGCGGGTGGGCACCCACCGCAGCTATGCCGATGACGCCCCCGAGGTCGTCGGCCATATCCGGGCCTTTCTCGGTGCCGGACTGCCCACCCGGGTCATCCGGGAGGTCCTTCCGTGTGTGGAAGGGCCGGGGCCCGCGCTGCACGGCTGTGTCGCGAGGACGCTGGAGGAGCAGCTCCGCGGGCTCGACGACCGGATAGCCGGGCTTCAGGACAGCCGCAGTGCGCTTGCCGGGCTGCTGGAAGCCGGGCCCCTTCGGACGGGTTCGCGGGCCTCCGCCGCCTGA
- a CDS encoding putative quinol monooxygenase produces MFDLIVIVRVRAGDDIPAVADALTRMRPMCLAEDGCVSWEAYQSEEEPGRFVLVERWASRGHWEAHDGGAAIQEVYLPEILPRVEREVHPSRPLRPVTA; encoded by the coding sequence GTGTTCGATCTCATCGTCATCGTCCGGGTGCGGGCGGGCGACGACATACCGGCGGTCGCGGACGCGCTGACCAGGATGCGCCCGATGTGTCTCGCCGAGGACGGCTGCGTGAGCTGGGAGGCGTACCAGTCGGAGGAGGAGCCGGGGCGTTTCGTCCTGGTCGAGCGCTGGGCGAGCCGCGGTCACTGGGAGGCCCATGACGGTGGCGCCGCCATCCAGGAGGTCTACCTGCCGGAGATCCTGCCGCGGGTCGAGCGGGAGGTGCACCCGAGCAGACCGCTGCGCCCGGTCACGGCCTGA
- a CDS encoding exodeoxyribonuclease III, which yields MLTVTSVNVNGLRAAAKKGFVEWLAATGADVVCLQEVRAEPEQLPEGVRNPEGWFTAHAPSSAKGRAGVSLYTRREPDAVRTGFGSAEFDGSGRYLEADLPGVTVASLYLPSGEVGTDKQDEKYRFMDEFLPYLRDLRARAAADGREVVVCGDWNIAHREADLKNWRANRKSSGFLPEEREWLSRVYEEAGYVDVVRALHPDQDGPYSWWSYRGRAFDNDTGWRIDLLVATPGLAARAAKAYVERADSHPERWSDHAPVTAVFQP from the coding sequence ATGCTGACCGTGACTTCCGTGAACGTGAACGGCCTCCGCGCGGCCGCCAAGAAGGGCTTCGTCGAGTGGCTCGCCGCGACCGGGGCGGACGTGGTCTGCCTTCAGGAGGTGCGGGCCGAACCGGAGCAGCTTCCGGAGGGCGTACGGAACCCGGAGGGCTGGTTCACCGCGCACGCGCCGTCCTCGGCGAAGGGGCGCGCCGGGGTCTCCCTGTACACCCGGCGGGAGCCCGACGCCGTCCGGACCGGCTTCGGATCGGCGGAGTTCGACGGCAGCGGGCGCTATCTGGAGGCCGACCTCCCGGGTGTCACCGTCGCGAGCCTCTATCTGCCGTCCGGCGAGGTCGGAACGGACAAACAGGACGAGAAGTATCGGTTCATGGACGAGTTCCTGCCATATCTGCGCGATCTGCGGGCCCGGGCGGCGGCGGACGGCCGGGAGGTCGTCGTCTGCGGCGACTGGAACATCGCCCACCGCGAGGCCGACCTGAAGAACTGGCGCGCCAACCGGAAGAGCTCGGGCTTTCTGCCCGAGGAGCGGGAGTGGCTGTCCCGGGTCTACGAGGAGGCGGGGTACGTCGACGTGGTCCGCGCCCTCCACCCGGATCAGGACGGGCCCTACAGCTGGTGGTCCTACCGGGGCCGGGCCTTCGACAACGACACCGGCTGGCGCATCGACCTCCTCGTCGCCACGCCCGGGCTGGCCGCCCGCGCGGCCAAGGCGTATGTGGAGCGGGCCGACAGCCACCCGGAGCGCTGGAGCGACCACGCTCCGGTCACGGCCGTCTTCCAGCCGTAG